DNA sequence from the Planifilum fimeticola genome:
GGACTGGCTGTTTTGGCAGTACGGCCACCGGGGACGGGTGGACGGCATCGGGACCTTTGTCGACCTGAATGTGTATCGCGGGGATTGGAAACAGTTTCAGAAGCAGTTCGGGAAGTGATCCCGGCTGATTATACATATTTCGGGGGAGAGGATCGGCGTGAACCTGTTGACCGAAGAACTCGAGGCCATGGTCCGGGCCGAGGCGTCGGCCATGGAACAAAAGGGGGAGATGTCCCCGAAAGTGTTGGAGGCCGTCCGCGAACGGGGGCTGTTCAAGTTGCTGGTCCCCAGGGAGCTGGGCGGTCACATGTTGCCGCTGCCCGAGGCCCTGCGCGTCTTTGAAGGGGCTTCCCGGTTCGACGGCAGTTTCGGCTGGCTGGTCACTATCGGTGCGGGGGGAGGCTATTTCGCCGGCGCCATGGAACCGGGGGTTTGCCGGGAGCTGCTCTCCCCCCGGGAGGCGGTGATCGCCGGGAGCGGATATCCGGCCGGGGAGGCACGGAGGGTGAAGGGGGGCTATCGGGTGAGCGGGCGGTGGAAGTACATCAGCGGCGCCGACTACGCAACCCTTTTCACCGTGAACTGCGTCATCCGGGATGAAGGCGGGAAGGACGACGGGCGTGTCCTTTCCTTCATCCTGATGCCGGAGCAGGTGAATGTCCTCAAGGACTGGAGGGCCTTCGGCCTCAAGGCGACGGGCAGCCACAGCATTGCCGTGGAGGACGCCTTCGTGCCGGAACGGATGACCTTCGACATCGCGGAGCCGTATCCGGTCTTCAAGGATCCCCTGTTTCGCTATCCCTTTCTGCCCTTCGCCCTCACGTCCTTCGCCGCCGTCGCCCTCGGCATCGCCGACCGTTTCCTGGAGGAAGCCCGGGTGCTCATCGAAGCCGGACGGAGGGTCTGGCCGTCCCGGCGGGCGGAGGCCGGGCTGGAGGCCGCAACCCGGATGGTGGATCGGCTCGCAGGGGCCAAGGCGGACTTCTACCGCACTGTCGATGACACCTGGGAGATTCATTGGAACCGGCCCCTGACCGGGGAGGAAGAGGAGGCGATCAACCGCCGGTCCAGGGAGGCGGCTCAGACTGCCCTCCAGGCCGCCCAGACCGTGTTTCCCCATCTCGGCATGGCCGGTCTCATGGAAAACGCCCCCGCCAACCGGGCCTGGCGGGATCTGCACACCGTCTGCCGCCACGCGCTGTTGTCGGACTGGGGATGAAATGGCGGGGTGGGAAGTGTTTTTCCGGGGCAAGGGCCGAGGGGCGCGTTTTCAAAGCGATGAGAAGTAACCTTAATCTTCTCCTCCCGTCCCCACCGCGTTTGGGTCCGCTGACCTGTTGAGATAGTCTATTTGTGTCAGGGAAAGCCCGTGTCGAATGGTCTTGATCCCTATATTGGCTGGAACAGCCGGAGGAGATGCGCCGCAGGTGTTTGTCACGGATGCGAAACACAAGCGGCATGCACCCTCCGCCCCTTTGGCCAGCGTTTTAAACTCGGGCGGAGGGTGTTACACCATAAATCCCGCAGGGGAGTTCCGGCTTCCTCGTTTTACCTTTCTGCGATTTTGCCCGGTTTTAAGACCGTATCGGTGGCGTTCTCTTTCATTCTCCCGACGATTTTCCGTACGCGGCTTCTTTTTTCATATGTTTCCTACATGCGTCGTCAAGCGGGTCTTCGTATCGGAAGCCTTTTTCATCATCCGCTTCTGCGCGGTTTCAGCCATTTGAGCCAGTGCTGCGGAAACCATGACACTTATGAAGCCTTCCGGCGCTTCCCTACCCAATCTTAAACCGCCCTCACTGGGGCTTCCTTGCAAGTCAAGGTTTGTGCCGGATGGGCGGGTGCCGTGCTCCCTTCAGGAAGGAAGATGCGGCACGCTCCTCCGGCGCCGATTGTCATGCATCCGGGATGAAAAGCAAAGGGAGTAAACACCTTCGACCAAGGAGAAGAGATGATGGACGATCACTGCGAGCGGGTGGACAAGCCTGTCCACGTGTGGATGATGATCTCCTCCGATAAGTACTCCTTCCGCTGGGACCACATCCTCCGCACCGGAGGCTCGGTGGAGTGGTCCGGACGGCGGGTTTTGAGCAACTTCAAACGGGCCGGGGAAGGGGACCGAATCCTCTGCTACCAGACCGGCGTCCGGGAGAAG
Encoded proteins:
- a CDS encoding acyl-CoA dehydrogenase family protein, translating into MNLLTEELEAMVRAEASAMEQKGEMSPKVLEAVRERGLFKLLVPRELGGHMLPLPEALRVFEGASRFDGSFGWLVTIGAGGGYFAGAMEPGVCRELLSPREAVIAGSGYPAGEARRVKGGYRVSGRWKYISGADYATLFTVNCVIRDEGGKDDGRVLSFILMPEQVNVLKDWRAFGLKATGSHSIAVEDAFVPERMTFDIAEPYPVFKDPLFRYPFLPFALTSFAAVALGIADRFLEEARVLIEAGRRVWPSRRAEAGLEAATRMVDRLAGAKADFYRTVDDTWEIHWNRPLTGEEEEAINRRSREAAQTALQAAQTVFPHLGMAGLMENAPANRAWRDLHTVCRHALLSDWG